Genomic segment of uncultured Methanobrevibacter sp.:
GGTGCTTCATTTTTAAGCGCATCTCTTACTTTTTCTAATGTATGTAATTTCATAGTGTTACAAATAGCTCCTTCAAGTAATGGATATAATTTTTTACCAGGAATTTCACTTTCGAGCCTTGTAATCATGTCAACTTCAGTACCAATTACAAATTCTTCTTTATCACTTTGTGCAATATATTTTAACATTCCGCCAGTTGAAAGAACTTTATCACATGCTTCTTGAACATCCATATTACATTCAGGGTGACAAAGAATCTCAGCATTAGGATATTCTTTTCTTTTTAATTCAATATCTTCTACGTGGAATAATTTATGAACATAACAGTGTCCGCCTTTTGGAACAGGAATGATTTCTTTGGAAATTTGTTTAGCCACATGGTTTCCTAAATTATTATCTGGTCCAAAGAGTATTTTATCTTGAGGTAAACTTTGAGCAACTTTCAATGCATTAGCTGAAGTACATAATGTATCTGCATGTTGTTTAGCTTCCGCAATACTATTCACATAAAGAATTACTCCAGCATCAGGATGTTCTTCTTTTGCTTTCAATAATTCTTCTTCGGGTAACATATGTGCCATAGGACATTCTGCTTCTAAATCAGGGATTATGATTTTTTTATCTGGATTTAAAATATATGCAGTTTCAGCCATGAAGTCTACTCCACAAAAGATAACTAAATCTTTATCTTCTATTTCAGTAGCTTTCATACATAATTCTAATGAATCTCCAAGGAAATCAGCTATTTCTTGAATTTCTTTTGGTTGATAATTATGTGCAAGAATTATTGCATTTTTTTCTTCTTTTAATTGTTTAATTTCATCTTGTAAAGACTCATTCATCATTCTCACCTATTAACATATTTTCTAACTTCATTAGTAATAATTAATTTATATTCTTCTTTTTTATTAAAGTCTTTTATCCAAAAAGATATTTTCAATGTTGTTTCTTCAAAAGTTATGCCTTTTGAAAATATTTTAGCTTTGGGATTTTTAAGTACTCCTTCTTGTTTGTTTATAAAATTTAAAATATGGTTTTTAAAATCTTCTATATCTATATCAAGTCCGATTCCAACAATTAAATCTATTCTATATCTTTCTTTTTGATTGTATTGTAGATATGTGTTATTAGTTAATGTAGAATTTGGAATATTGCTTAATACTCCATTATCATCTTTTATAGTTGTTGATCGAAGACGTATTATTTCTACTGTTCCTTTCATTTCTTTGATTTCAAGTGTATCTCCAACTTTAACACTTCTACCCATTATTAATAATATTCCAGAAAAGAAATTAGAAATGAGGTCTTTAGCAGCAAAACTCACGGCAATACCTACAATTCCTAAACTTAATAATGTTCCAGCTAGATTTATATCAAATATTTGTAATATTTCCATTAATGCTATGAAATAGATGATGTAATTTATAATATCTCTAACTAGATAAATTAAAGTAATATCTTTTTTGAATCTTTTTATTTTGTTCATTAAATACGCTACAAGCCTTACTATAATGCTTGTTAGAAATATAACTACCAAAATAAAGATTATTTTTGAAATTGGGTCTTCAAATATACTTAAAATATTCATATTATGCACTTAAAATTTCTATTGTCATTAAATCAGTTGCAATTTCAACATTTTTAAAAACTTCTTTAGCTTCTTTTAATAACTGATCACTATCAGTATATCTTGGGCTAATGTGGGTTAATATTAATTTTTTACTATTTGAGTATTTAGCTATTGTAGCTGCTTCTTGTGATGTTGAATGGAAATTTTCTACAGCTTTATCCTGGTCTTCAGACATGTAGGTTGATTCATGAATCAATAAATCACTATCTTTTGCAAATTCAATCATTTCTTCACAAGGACGAGAATCTCCGGAATAAGTAATTTTAACACCTTTTCTAGGCTTTCCAAGAACTTGGTTTGGTTGTATAATTCGACCATTCACTTCAATTTCTTGATTGTTATGTAATTTTCCGAAAAGAGGTCCTTCTGGAACACCAAGTTCAATAGCTTTTTCTCTTAAAAATCTTGGTTTTTTCTTTTCTTCTATGGAATATGCAAGATTAGTTACATTATGTTTGACTTTTTGAGATTTAATAATATATTCTTCAGTTTCAACAATTGTTCCATTTTCAATTTCTATAAACTCTATGGGAAAGTCAATTTTACAAAATCCTAAGGAATAAATTGCATTTTTAACATTTTCAAGACCTTTAGGACCATATATCTTTAAAGGTTTTTCTCTTCCTCTAAAATTTAAAGATTGTAATAATCCAGGAAGACCTAATATATGGTCTCCATGGTAATGACTAATAAAAATTTTAGATATTTTCATGGGACTTATTTTAGCATAAATTAATTGTTTTTGTATTGATTCTCCACAGTCAAACAACATAACTTCACCAAAAGCTTTTAAAATTATCCCTGGATGATTCCTAGTATATGTATGGACTGCTGAAGAAGTTCCTAAAAATGTAATTTCCATTTAATCACTTATTATATATTATAATAAAAATATATATCAACATATAATTTAAAATTTTGGTGATTTTTTGGATAAAATAATTGAGTACATGATTAGTGAAGATGAAAGTTTTGGAGATATTACTTCTGAAGCAGTCGTTGATGAAAATAAAATTGTAACTGCTCATATTATTTCTAAAGATGAGGGTATTTTAGCAGGTATTAATATTGCTAAAGAAATATTTGAGTCCAGGGGAATTCAAGTACTTTTTAACTTAAAAGATGGGAATAAAATAGTTAAAAAGGATTTATTATTAAGCTTAAAAGGTGATGCAAGAACAATATTGTTGCTTGAGAGATCAGTATTAAATTTACTTATGAGAATGAGTGGTGTAGCTACTAGTGCTAATTATCATGTTAATTTAGTAAAGGATTATGATGTGATAATTGCAGGAACTCGTAAAACATTGCCGGCTATTGGAAAATATGATAAACAGGCATTAAGAATTGGTGGTGCTGATACTCATAGATTTTCTCTTGATGATATGGTTCTAATTAAGGATAATCATATTGCTAGTGTTGGAACTCCTGTTGAAGCACTTTTAAAAGCTAAGAAAAATGTTAGTTTTTCTAAAAAAATTGAAATTGAAGTAGAATCTTTGGAAGATGCTGTAGAGTGTGTCAAAAATAAAGCAGATATTGTGATGTTGGATAACATGGGTCCGGAAGATGTTCAAAAAGTGTTAAATGAATTAATTAAATTAGATATTCGTGATAATTCATTAATTGAAGTTTCTGGAGGAATAACTGATGAAAACATTGTAGATTATGCTAAATTAGGTGTTGATATAATTTCTTTAGGAGCATTAACACATTCAAGTAGAAGTTTAAATTTTTCTTTAAAACTAATTGGGGATTAAAACGTGTCTGTTGTAAATGAATTTAATCAAAAAGCTGGCGAATATGATGATGAAAGAAGAGCATTAATCCCATGTTTTGATGATTTTTATGGGATTGCTATTGATTGTATAGATTTTGAAGGTGATAATCCAAAAGTTTTAGATTTAGGTGCTGGAACTGGAATTTTATCTCAATTTTTACTTAATAAATATCCAAATGCAGAAATTACTCTTATAGATTTAGCAGATAAAATGTTAAATGAAGCCAAAAAACGTTTTGAAGGTAATGATAATGTTTATTTTGTTTGTGATGATTATTTAAATCATGAATTTGATACAAAATTTGACATTGTTATTTCATCACTTTCTATTCATCATTTAACTGGTGATGATAAAAAATTATTAATTGAAAAATATGTTGATTTATTAAATGATGGTGGGAATTTTGTTAATGCTGATCAAGTTTTAAATCCTTTTCCTGAAGTTGAGGAATATTTTAAAGTTAAATTAGATGAACACAAGGGAGATATTAGTGATGAAGCTTATGAGGAAGCTAAACTTAGAAGGACTTATGATAAACCGAGTTCTGTCGATTTTCAAGTAGATTGTTTAAAAAATGCAGGATGTCAATATATTGGAATTCCTTATAAGTATTATATGTTTGCAGTTTTTTGGGCTAAGAAATGATAAATTTAATAATATATGAAATTCATAATTATTAAAGATAGATGATTATTATTTTTTTATAATGGTGGTTTAATGGTAAAAATGGCTAAATTGGCTTTGGAAGATGGTACAGTTTTAAAAGGTGATGGTTTCGGTTATGAAACTACTAATGTGGGAGAACTTGTTTTTTCAACTGGTATGGTTGGTTACACTGAATCTTTAACTGATCCATCTTTTAAAGGAGAAATATTAATGTCTACTTATCCTTTAGAAGGAAACTATGGGGTGAGTGAAGACTGGTATCAATCTGACAGAATCCAGGCGGAGGGTTTTGTTGTAAGGGAAGTTTGTAGAGAAGTTTCTAATTTTTCATCACAAAAAACATTAGATGATTTTTTAAATGAATTTGAAACACCGGGGATTAGTGGAATTGACACTCGTGATTTAACTCTAAAAATTCGTGAAGAAGGATCAATGAAAGCAGCTATATCAACTGAAGATATTTCTGATAATGAATTGGTGGAGCTTGCACGTTCTCAACCTAGTATTATTGATATTGATGTAGTACCAATGGTATCTACTAAGGAAATTAAAGTTTTTAATGAAGATGCTAATAAAAAAGTAGCTTTAATTGATTGTGGTGTTAAGAAAAATATTATAAATAATTTCTTAAAACGTGGAATTGGAGTTGTTTTATTCCCATATGATACAGATTATAAATCAATATTGGATTATTCTCCAGATGGGTTAATGATTACTTCAGGTCCTGGAAATCCTGACAGAGTATATGAAACTATTAGTACAGTTCAAAAATTATCTAATAGGTTGCCTATTTTTGGAATATGTATGGGTCAACAGTTAGTAGCTAAGTCTTTTGGAGCTAAGTCTTATAAAATGAAATTTGGACACAGAGGAGCAAATCAACCAGTAAAAGACTTACAAACTGGTAAAGTTTATATCACTTCTCAAAATCATGGATTTACTATTGATAAAGAATCTATTAATGATACAGATTTAGTTTTAACTCAAATAAATCTTAATGATGGAACTCCTGAAGGATTTGCACATAAAGAATTGCCAGTTCGCTGTATTCAATACCATCCTGAAGCAGGACCTGGTCCAAACGACACAAGATATATTTTTGATAAATTTAGTCAAATGATGGATGAATATTAAGATTACCATTTTATAAATAAAATTAATGAGGATTACAAAATGCCTATTGATAAGGATATTAAAAAAGTATTAATAATTGGTTCTGGACCTATTCAAATTGGTCAGGCTGCAGAATTTGATTATTCTGGTTCACAAGCATGTAAATCATTAAGAGAAGAAGGAATTGAAACTGTCTTGGTTAACAGTAATCCTGCTACTATTCAAACTGATATGGATATGGCAGATACTGTTTATACTGAACCATTAACTCCAGAAATTGTATATGAGATTATTAAAAAAGAAAATGTAGATGCGATTTTACCAACTATGGGTGGACAAACTGGATTAAATATAGCTACTGGACTTGGAGATTTAGGTTTACTTGATGGAATTAAAGTTCTTGGTTCTGATATTCAAACAATTAAAGATGTTGAAGATCGTGATTTATTTGGCCATTTTATGGATAAACTTAATGAACCTATTCCAAAATGTCATGCTGTAGAAAGTGTTGAAGAAGCTTTGGAAGCAGTGAAAGATATTGGTTATCCAGTAATTGTAAGGCCTGCTTTTACTTTAGGTGGAACTGGTGGTGGAGTAGCTTATAATGAAGAAGAGTTAATTGAAATAGCTACTCATGGTTTAGATATGAGTTTTATCAATCAAGTTCTTATAGATGAATCTGTTTTAGGTTGGAAAGAATTTGAATATGAAGTAATGAGGGATAAAGAAGACACTTGTATTATTGTATGTAATATGGAAAATATTGATCCTATGGGAATTCATACAGGTGAAAGTGTTGTTGTAGCTCCTGCTCAAAATTTAAATGATAAAGATTCTCAAGCTTTAAGAGATGCATCTATTAAAATTATTAGGGCATTAGGTATTCAGGGAGGATGTAATATTCAGTTTGCAGTTAATCCTGAAACTGGAGAATATAAGGTAATTGAAGTAAATCCTAGAGTAAGTAGGAGTAGTGCACTTGCATCTAAAGCAACTGGTTATCCTATAGCTAAAATTTCTTCTAAAATAGCTTTAGGAATGACTTTAGATGAAATTAAAAATGATATTACTAAAGAAACACCTGCTTCTTTTGAACCAGCTATTGATTATGTGGTTGTAAAAATACCAAGATGGCCATTTGATAAGTTTAGGGGAATTGATCGCCATATAGGAGTTCAAATGAAAGCTACTGGTGAAGTAATGGCTATTGGTAGGACTTTTGAAGAAGCAATTCAAAAAGCTATCAGATCACTTGACATGGGACATGATGGATTTGAATATGTTGAATACACTGAAGATGATTTAGCTAATCCAACTGATGAGAGATTATTCCAATTATATTCAGCTATTAAAGATGGAATTGATTTAGATAAACTTCAAAAATTAACTAACATTGATAAATTTTTCTTATATAAAATTAGAAACATTGTTAACTTTGAAAATGAAGTTACTGAAGAAAAATTAAATGGTGCGGACTTTTTAAGGAAAGCTAAACAAATTGGATGTTCTAATAAAAGATTAGCAGATTTATCTAATCAAACTGAAGAATATATTAGGAATTTACTTAATAGATTTAATATAAAACAATCCTATAAAATGGTAGATACTTGTGCTGCAGAATTTGAAGCTAAAACACCATATTATTACAGTACCTATGATTCAGGTAATGAACTCAAATCATTTAATAAGAAAAAGATTATTATTTTAGGTGCAGGTCCTATTAGGATAGGTCAAGGTATAGAATTTGATTATTGTTGTGTTCATTCTTCACTTGCTTTAAAAGAGGAAGGTGTTGAAACTATTTTAATTAACAACAATCCTGAAACTGTAAGTACTGATTATGATATTTCTGATAAGTTATTCTTTGAACCAATTACTTTTGAAGATGTAATGGGTATTATTAATCAGGAAAAACCGGATGGTGTTATTGTCCAATTTGGTGGTCAAACTTCTATTAATTTAGCTGTACCTTTAGCTAATGCAGGTGTTAAAATTTTAGGAACTCCATATGAAAGTATTGATGGTGTTGAAGACAGGGAATTATTTGCACAATTATTAAATAAGTTACATATTCATCAAGCACCATATGGAACTGCTAATTCATTTGAAGAAGCTAAAGAAATTGCAGAAAGGATTACTTTCCCAGTTTTAGTTCGTCCATCTTATGTTATTGGTGGAAGAGCAATGGAAATTGTTTATGATAACACAGAACTTGAAGAGTATATGAAAGAGGCTGTGAAAGTTTCACCTGAGCATCCAATTTTAGTAGATAAATTCTTAGAAGATGCTATTGAATTAGATGTGGATGTGTTATGTGATGGTGAAGAAGTATTTATTGCAGGAATCATGGAACATATTGAAGAAGCAGGTGTTCATTCAGGTGATTCAGCTTGTGTAATTCCACCACAAACTATTCCAGAACATATTCTTAACACTATAAGGGAATACAGTACTAAATTGGCTTTAGAGTTAAATGTTAAAGGTTTAATGAATATTCAATATGCTGTTAAACTTGATGAAGAAATGGTTTATATTATTGAAGCTAATCCTCGTGCAAGTAGAACTGTTCCATTTGTAAGTAAAGCTATTGGAGTGCCATTAGCTAAAGTAGCTACTTGGATTATGACTGGAGCTAAATTAAAAGACTTTAATTTAACAAAAGAAATAAAAATTGATCATGTTGCTGTAAAAGAATCTGTTTTCCCATTCTTAAAACTCCCAGAGTCTGATACTGTACTTGGACCTGAAATGAAATCTACTGGTGAAAGTATTGGTATTGATGATAGCTTTGGAATGGCATTTTATAAATCACAACTTGCTGCAGGTATGGATTTACCAAAAGCAGGTAAAATATTTATTAGTGTAAAAGAACAAGATAAAAAGAAAATCCGTCCAATTGCTGAAAAAGCAGCTAATTTAGGATTTGATCTTGTTGCAACAAGTGGAACTGCTGATGCAGCACAAGGTGTTGACATTGATAAAATCAAAAAAGTATCTCAAGGATCTCCAAACATTAGGGATGCAATTTTAAATAAGGAAATTGATTTAATTATCAATACATCTGAAGGTAAACAATCTGCTAAAGACGGATATATTATTAGACGTTTAGCTATTGAACTTGGTATACCTTATGTTACAACATTATCTGGAGCTAGAGCTGCTTTAAATGCTATTGAAGCAGTTCAAAATAATGAGATTAATGTAAAATCTTTAAATGATCATATTGATGGAGAATAAGATTATTTATTATATAAATAATTTTTAATGTCTATTCCACAATATGGACATTCTTTTTCTTTATTTTTTAATTTACGCCTACATTTAGGACAATAATTTAATTTAACAGGATATTCTTTATTCAAGTCTAATTTTTTATTCATGTTTATTTTTAAAGTGTGTTTTGTTTTTAAAGTATTTATGTCCCAGTTATTGTCTATTAATCTTTTTTTATAATAATAGGCTTCAGTCATACTTTGATAGTATCCAAAAATAGTCTCTTCTTTTTGAACATAAAATTTATGTTTTTTATGGTCGAAGAGAATTTTTCCTTCTCTTTTGTCTTTATTTATTTTACTGCCTTTTATTCTTCCTTTAGGTCTTTTTTCAGGAAATGGGGGCAGTTTCATATTTTCATATTTATTTTCTAAATCAGATTCAACAAGTAAATCATAATCAAAATTACAGTAAAAAAGAGCGTCTCTTTCATATAATGCATCAGATAATTTTTTAAACTCACCATAATCTTTATTGTTATATTTTATTCTGTAAATATCTCCAGATTTTACAATATTTCTATAAAAATATCTGATTTCCTGTGAATTGATATGAATCCATCCATTATAATTTGAAAAAGGCGTAGGAACCATATTCGGGAGGTATAAAAAAGTGTTCTAATTTCTTTTTGAAGTTAATTGAGGTTGTATTTATATTAATTGAAATATGGTCCTCGCCTAAATAATATATTTAGTTGTGTTTTTATAAAATTTTCCATTACTTTTAATGATAATGTATATATAAAACAAATTAGAAATTTTTTGTCAATGTTAACAATTAAAGATGGTATCATACTAAAAGGACAAGATTTAACTCCAGTTCGTGAAAACATTGTTATTGATGATGGTAAAATTATAGAAATAGCTAAAGATGTCTGTGAAGGTAGAATTATAGATGCTTCAAAGGCTATTGTTTGCCCAACTTTTTTAAATGGCCATACTCATATTGGTGATTCTATAATTAAAGATGAGGGTTATGGTTTATCTTTGGGTGAAATGGTTAAACCTCCTAATGGTGTTAAACATAAAGCATTATCTAATGTTGAAGATGAAGAAATTATTAGTGCTATGAAAAAATCCATGTGGTATATGTATAATTCAGGAACAACACATTTTATTGATTATAGGGAAGGTGGAATTAAAGGTGTTGAACTTTTAAAAAAAGCTTCTAAAAATTTACCTGTAACTCCAATAATTCTTGGTCGTGATGATAGTTTTTATGGGGAGGATCCAGATTTAAGAAAAGTTAAAATAGCTATTCGTAAACTTTTAAAATTAGCTGATGGTATAGCTTTAAGTGGATTTGGAGAAATTAATGATGAAGTTGCCAGATTAATAACTTCAAAATGTAAAAAAGCAGGAAAAATATCTTCAATTCATGTAGCTGAATCAATGCATCTTCAAGATGATTCCTTAAATGATTTCAATAAAACTGAAATTCAAAGAGGAGTTGACGCTAATTTTAATCAGTTGGTTCATTGTACTAATCCTAGAAATGATGATTTGAAATTAATTAAAGATTCTAATGTTGTTGTTTGTCCAAGAGCTAATGCAACTTTGAATGTGGGAGTAGCTCCTTTAAATAAAATGCTTACTATGGGAATTAAGCCAGTGTTAGGTAGTGATAATCTAATGTTGAATTCGCCGAATTTACTTAGGGAGTTGGAGTTCACTTTAAAAATCATGTCTGTTTGTTATAAGAATTATTTGAACCCTAAAGATTTATTAAAAATGGCTACTACCAATATTTGTAATTTTGAGATTAATAAATTCATTAAAAAGCCAGTAATTGATGTTAATCAAGATGCAAAATTGTTTATAGCTAAAAGATATTCAAAGAATCCTTACTTAAATATAATAAATCGTTGTGAAACGAAAAATATATTATATACTATGGATATAGATACTCACATTAATAATGTTTGATATAAACAATATGTCAAATTATTGGAGATGGAAAACATGTACAAAAAAATATTAGTCCCAACAGATGGGTCAGAATTTGCTCAAAAAGCTGAAAAACATGCATTATTTTTAGCTAAAACCACTGGTGCTGATATTTATGCGCTAAGCGTTACTGAAAATAATTTTGTTAATGGACTTCCATTAGATGATGAAGTGTACCAATTAAATCAATTACTCAGACAACGTTCTGAAGATAATGTTAAAGAATTTGAAAAAATGGAGGAAACATCAGATATTACATTCCATAGTATTATCAAAGAAGGTTCACCAGCTAAAACTATTTTGGAAGTAGCTAAAGAAGAAGATATTGATTTAATTGTTATAGGTAGTTCTGGTAAATCCGGATTTGACAGATTTATAATGGGTAGTGTTGCTGAAAAAGTAGTTAATGCTGCAAAATGTGCAGTATTAGTTATTCACTAATTTTTCAACATTTCCTATTTTTTAATTTTTAATAAACAATTTTAAGGTGTTTTAACATGTTAGTAAAAAGAGCTATGTCTAAAAATGTTGTTAGTGTTTCAGTTCCTGGAAACCGTGAAAAAGTTTTAGATTTAATGAGGAAAGAAGATAAAGCGGTACTTCCAGTTGTTAAAGGTGATACTAAACAATTAGTTGGATTAATAACTCGTTCAGATTTAATTGTTAATCCTGATGAAGAACAAATAGCTATTTTGATGAGTACTGATTTAGTTACAGCAAGTCCTGATGAGGATGTTGTAGAAGTAGCTAAAAAGATGATTGATAATAATGTTAGGAGAGTTCCTGTTGTTGATGATAATGGTGATTTAGTTGGTATTATTACTTCTTTTGATTTGGTAGCTAATGCATTAATTAAACTTGAACGTGATGATCCAGTTGAAAATTTCATGATTACTAATGTTCCAACAACTTGGTATAAAACTCCTTTAAATGTTGCTTTTGAGACTATGAAACAATTTGGTCTTAAATCTGTTTTAGCTTTAAATGATTCTGCTAAATTAGTTGGTATATTGACTGAAACAGATTTTATCGAGGAATCTGAAATTATCTCAGAACGTAGCGAACATAGTT
This window contains:
- a CDS encoding universal stress protein — translated: MYKKILVPTDGSEFAQKAEKHALFLAKTTGADIYALSVTENNFVNGLPLDDEVYQLNQLLRQRSEDNVKEFEKMEETSDITFHSIIKEGSPAKTILEVAKEEDIDLIVIGSSGKSGFDRFIMGSVAEKVVNAAKCAVLVIH
- a CDS encoding amidohydrolase family protein; amino-acid sequence: MLTIKDGIILKGQDLTPVRENIVIDDGKIIEIAKDVCEGRIIDASKAIVCPTFLNGHTHIGDSIIKDEGYGLSLGEMVKPPNGVKHKALSNVEDEEIISAMKKSMWYMYNSGTTHFIDYREGGIKGVELLKKASKNLPVTPIILGRDDSFYGEDPDLRKVKIAIRKLLKLADGIALSGFGEINDEVARLITSKCKKAGKISSIHVAESMHLQDDSLNDFNKTEIQRGVDANFNQLVHCTNPRNDDLKLIKDSNVVVCPRANATLNVGVAPLNKMLTMGIKPVLGSDNLMLNSPNLLRELEFTLKIMSVCYKNYLNPKDLLKMATTNICNFEINKFIKKPVIDVNQDAKLFIAKRYSKNPYLNIINRCETKNILYTMDIDTHINNV
- a CDS encoding class I SAM-dependent methyltransferase, with the protein product MSVVNEFNQKAGEYDDERRALIPCFDDFYGIAIDCIDFEGDNPKVLDLGAGTGILSQFLLNKYPNAEITLIDLADKMLNEAKKRFEGNDNVYFVCDDYLNHEFDTKFDIVISSLSIHHLTGDDKKLLIEKYVDLLNDGGNFVNADQVLNPFPEVEEYFKVKLDEHKGDISDEAYEEAKLRRTYDKPSSVDFQVDCLKNAGCQYIGIPYKYYMFAVFWAKK
- the rnz gene encoding ribonuclease Z is translated as MEITFLGTSSAVHTYTRNHPGIILKAFGEVMLFDCGESIQKQLIYAKISPMKISKIFISHYHGDHILGLPGLLQSLNFRGREKPLKIYGPKGLENVKNAIYSLGFCKIDFPIEFIEIENGTIVETEEYIIKSQKVKHNVTNLAYSIEEKKKPRFLREKAIELGVPEGPLFGKLHNNQEIEVNGRIIQPNQVLGKPRKGVKITYSGDSRPCEEMIEFAKDSDLLIHESTYMSEDQDKAVENFHSTSQEAATIAKYSNSKKLILTHISPRYTDSDQLLKEAKEVFKNVEIATDLMTIEILSA
- the nadC gene encoding carboxylating nicotinate-nucleotide diphosphorylase, producing the protein MDKIIEYMISEDESFGDITSEAVVDENKIVTAHIISKDEGILAGINIAKEIFESRGIQVLFNLKDGNKIVKKDLLLSLKGDARTILLLERSVLNLLMRMSGVATSANYHVNLVKDYDVIIAGTRKTLPAIGKYDKQALRIGGADTHRFSLDDMVLIKDNHIASVGTPVEALLKAKKNVSFSKKIEIEVESLEDAVECVKNKADIVMLDNMGPEDVQKVLNELIKLDIRDNSLIEVSGGITDENIVDYAKLGVDIISLGALTHSSRSLNFSLKLIGD
- the carA gene encoding glutamine-hydrolyzing carbamoyl-phosphate synthase small subunit, which gives rise to MVKMAKLALEDGTVLKGDGFGYETTNVGELVFSTGMVGYTESLTDPSFKGEILMSTYPLEGNYGVSEDWYQSDRIQAEGFVVREVCREVSNFSSQKTLDDFLNEFETPGISGIDTRDLTLKIREEGSMKAAISTEDISDNELVELARSQPSIIDIDVVPMVSTKEIKVFNEDANKKVALIDCGVKKNIINNFLKRGIGVVLFPYDTDYKSILDYSPDGLMITSGPGNPDRVYETISTVQKLSNRLPIFGICMGQQLVAKSFGAKSYKMKFGHRGANQPVKDLQTGKVYITSQNHGFTIDKESINDTDLVLTQINLNDGTPEGFAHKELPVRCIQYHPEAGPGPNDTRYIFDKFSQMMDEY
- a CDS encoding mechanosensitive ion channel family protein, which codes for MNILSIFEDPISKIIFILVVIFLTSIIVRLVAYLMNKIKRFKKDITLIYLVRDIINYIIYFIALMEILQIFDINLAGTLLSLGIVGIAVSFAAKDLISNFFSGILLIMGRSVKVGDTLEIKEMKGTVEIIRLRSTTIKDDNGVLSNIPNSTLTNNTYLQYNQKERYRIDLIVGIGLDIDIEDFKNHILNFINKQEGVLKNPKAKIFSKGITFEETTLKISFWIKDFNKKEEYKLIITNEVRKYVNR
- a CDS encoding CBS domain-containing protein gives rise to the protein MLVKRAMSKNVVSVSVPGNREKVLDLMRKEDKAVLPVVKGDTKQLVGLITRSDLIVNPDEEQIAILMSTDLVTASPDEDVVEVAKKMIDNNVRRVPVVDDNGDLVGIITSFDLVANALIKLERDDPVENFMITNVPTTWYKTPLNVAFETMKQFGLKSVLALNDSAKLVGILTETDFIEESEIISERSEHSSTVGTEGDKWSWDSTSVLYIEKNCLKFTDKLVKDVGTHKVEVVNSKTKAADCAKKMKTLNIEQIPVIGVEGELIGLVRASDLIKALIE
- the nadA gene encoding quinolinate synthase NadA → MNESLQDEIKQLKEEKNAIILAHNYQPKEIQEIADFLGDSLELCMKATEIEDKDLVIFCGVDFMAETAYILNPDKKIIIPDLEAECPMAHMLPEEELLKAKEEHPDAGVILYVNSIAEAKQHADTLCTSANALKVAQSLPQDKILFGPDNNLGNHVAKQISKEIIPVPKGGHCYVHKLFHVEDIELKRKEYPNAEILCHPECNMDVQEACDKVLSTGGMLKYIAQSDKEEFVIGTEVDMITRLESEIPGKKLYPLLEGAICNTMKLHTLEKVRDALKNEAPQVTVPQEVAEKSLKATQHMLKVSK
- a CDS encoding zinc ribbon domain-containing protein, which gives rise to MVPTPFSNYNGWIHINSQEIRYFYRNIVKSGDIYRIKYNNKDYGEFKKLSDALYERDALFYCNFDYDLLVESDLENKYENMKLPPFPEKRPKGRIKGSKINKDKREGKILFDHKKHKFYVQKEETIFGYYQSMTEAYYYKKRLIDNNWDINTLKTKHTLKINMNKKLDLNKEYPVKLNYCPKCRRKLKNKEKECPYCGIDIKNYLYNK
- the carB gene encoding carbamoyl-phosphate synthase large subunit, with product MPIDKDIKKVLIIGSGPIQIGQAAEFDYSGSQACKSLREEGIETVLVNSNPATIQTDMDMADTVYTEPLTPEIVYEIIKKENVDAILPTMGGQTGLNIATGLGDLGLLDGIKVLGSDIQTIKDVEDRDLFGHFMDKLNEPIPKCHAVESVEEALEAVKDIGYPVIVRPAFTLGGTGGGVAYNEEELIEIATHGLDMSFINQVLIDESVLGWKEFEYEVMRDKEDTCIIVCNMENIDPMGIHTGESVVVAPAQNLNDKDSQALRDASIKIIRALGIQGGCNIQFAVNPETGEYKVIEVNPRVSRSSALASKATGYPIAKISSKIALGMTLDEIKNDITKETPASFEPAIDYVVVKIPRWPFDKFRGIDRHIGVQMKATGEVMAIGRTFEEAIQKAIRSLDMGHDGFEYVEYTEDDLANPTDERLFQLYSAIKDGIDLDKLQKLTNIDKFFLYKIRNIVNFENEVTEEKLNGADFLRKAKQIGCSNKRLADLSNQTEEYIRNLLNRFNIKQSYKMVDTCAAEFEAKTPYYYSTYDSGNELKSFNKKKIIILGAGPIRIGQGIEFDYCCVHSSLALKEEGVETILINNNPETVSTDYDISDKLFFEPITFEDVMGIINQEKPDGVIVQFGGQTSINLAVPLANAGVKILGTPYESIDGVEDRELFAQLLNKLHIHQAPYGTANSFEEAKEIAERITFPVLVRPSYVIGGRAMEIVYDNTELEEYMKEAVKVSPEHPILVDKFLEDAIELDVDVLCDGEEVFIAGIMEHIEEAGVHSGDSACVIPPQTIPEHILNTIREYSTKLALELNVKGLMNIQYAVKLDEEMVYIIEANPRASRTVPFVSKAIGVPLAKVATWIMTGAKLKDFNLTKEIKIDHVAVKESVFPFLKLPESDTVLGPEMKSTGESIGIDDSFGMAFYKSQLAAGMDLPKAGKIFISVKEQDKKKIRPIAEKAANLGFDLVATSGTADAAQGVDIDKIKKVSQGSPNIRDAILNKEIDLIINTSEGKQSAKDGYIIRRLAIELGIPYVTTLSGARAALNAIEAVQNNEINVKSLNDHIDGE